The window ACGTGAGAAACCTAGGGCATCGGCGGGGCCGGGGACCAGCACCGACTAGCCTGTCCCCCACCATGGAAGACGAGCCGAAGACTCTTCTGGTCACCCTCACGGGCAAGGACCGGCCCGGCGTCACCTCCTCGATCTTCGGGGCCCTGTCCGCCGCCGGGGTCGAGGTCCTCGACATCGAGCAGATCGTGCTCCGGCGCCGTCTCGTGCTCGGCATCCTGGTCACCGCGCCGCGGGACTGGAAGAAGCTGCGCGACGTGATCGAGCGCACCGCCGCCGAGCTCGACATGTCGGTCGAGGTCGACCGCGGGGCCGGCGACAACCGCAGCCGGCCCGGCGAGCGCTCGCACATCACGATCATCGGCAGCCCCCTGAAGGCGTCCGCGATGGCAGCCGTCGCGGGGCGGATCGCCGACGCGGGCGCCAACATCGACCGGATCGAGCGGATGGCGCGCTACCCGGTCACGGCCCTCGAGCTGCACGTCTCCGGCGCCCCCGCGGAGGCGCTGCGCCCGGTGCTCGCGGCAGAGGCGGTCCGCCTCGGCATCGACCTCGCAGTGCAGCGAGAGTCGCTGCACAGGCGCGGGGTGCGCCTCATCGTGATGGACGTCGACTCCACGCTCATCCAGGGCGAGGTGATCGAGATGATCGCCGCCCACGCCGGGCAGGAGGCCGAGGTCGCGCGGGTCACCGAGGCCGCGATGCGGGGTGAGCTCGACTTCGAGCAGTCGCTGCGCGAGCGGGTGGCCCTCCTCGAGGGTGTGCCCGCGTCCGCGCTCGACGAGGTCTACGCCTCGATCGTCCTCGCGCCGGGGGCCCGCACGATGGTCCGGACGCTGCGCCGCCTGGGCTACCGGTTCGCGATCGTGTCCGGCGGGTTCAGCCAGATCACCGACCGGCTCGCAGCCGACCTCGGCATCCACTTCGCCCGCGCCAACGAGCTCGAGATCGTCGACGGGCACCTCACCGGCCGGATCGTCGGCGACGTCGTCGACCGGGCCGGCAAGGCGGCCGCGCTGCGCGAGTTCGCCGCGGAGGTCGGCGTACCCCTCGACGCCACGATCGCCATCGGCGACGGCGCCAACGACCTCGACATGATCGAGGCAGCCGGTCTCGGCATCGCCTACAACGCCAAGCCGATGGTGCGCGACGCGGCGCTCACCTCGGTCAACGTGCCCTACCTCGACTCGGTGCTCTACCTGCTCGGGATCTCCCGCGAGGAGATCGAGGACGCCGACGCCGAGGTCGGCATCGTCACGCCCGCGCCCCTGCTGGGCTGATCCCGACCGCGACGCACCCACCGATCTCCTCGTCCTCGACGACCGCGGTCGCCAAACCGGCGGCGGTCATCGCCGCCGTCGTCGCCTCGGCCTGCGAGGGGCTGGTCTCGACGAGCAGCACTCCCCCGGGTGCCAGCCAGTCAGGGGCACCCGTGGCGAGCCTGCGGTGGAGGTCGACCCCGTCGGGACCACCGTCGAGGGCCGCGTGCGGCTCGTGGTCGCGGGCCTCGGGCGGCATGTCGGCGATCCGGTCGGTCGGGACGTAGGGAGCGTTCGCGGCGAGCACGTCGACCCGCCGGCGCAGGTGCCGCGGGAGCGCGTCGTAGAGGTCGCCCTCGTGGAGCGCGGCGGTGGGTGCGTTGGTGCGCGCGCAGTCCAACGCCGCCCTGCTCAGGTCGGCGACGTGCAGCTCGCCGACGTCCTCGACGCAGGCGGCGACCGGCGCCACGCCGCAGCACATCTCCAGCACCACCGGCGATCGGCGCCGACTGACGTGGGCGATCGTCGTCCGGGCCAGCAGCTCGGTGCGGCGGCGTGGCACGAAGACCCCCGGCGCGACCACGAGCCGCCGGCCGAGGAAGTCCACCCAGCCGAGCACGGTCTCCAGCGGCTCTCCGGCGACCCGGCGGGCCACCAGCTCCTCGAGGTCCTGCGGCGTGGCCGCCGCGGCTGTGAGCAGCGTGGCCTCGTCCTCGGCCCACACGCAGCCCGCCCCGCGGAGCCGCTCGACGGTCCCGGGGCCGGTGTCGGGCGACCTCACGCGTCGACGACGTGGAACGCCTTCAGGCGCCCCGTGCCGGGGCCGAGGTCGGCCCACGGAACGTCGACCTCGAAGACCGCGAGCGCCGAGGTCGGGAACCCGCGGGTGATCATCCCGGTCGACGCGTCGTCGTCGCCGTCGCCGTCGTCGAGGAGCTCGGCGACGTAGGCCATGGTCGGGTTGTGCCCGACGACCACGAGCGTCCGCACCGCGGGATCGATCTCATGCACCAGGTCGAAGGCGGAGTCGGCGCCCGCGGCGTAGAGCGCGGCGGAGAAGTCGGGCGCGCAGTCCCAGCCGGCCGCGCCGGACAGCTCCGCCCAGGTGTCGCGGGTGCGCTGCGCGTCGGAGACGAGCGCCGCGTCGGGCACCACGGCCTGCTCCGCCAGCCACCGCCCTGCGGCCGCTGCGTCGGCCCGACCGCTCGGCGCCAGGGAGCGCTCGTGGTCGGACGGCGCGACCGACTCGGCCTTGGCGTGACGCATGACCACCAGCCGGCGTACGCCGTCGTCGCGACCCCCGGCCGCGTCACGGTTGCCTGACTCCTGCATGGCCCCACCCTTCCAGCCGCTAGCCTGCCTGTCATGCCCAGGGGACCACTCATGATCATCGGTGGCGCCGAGGACAAGGTGCGCAAGCCGACGATCCTCAAGCACTTCGTCGCCCTCAGCGGCGGCCGCGACGCGCGCATCGCCGTCATCCCGACGGCCTCGTCGCTCGGTCGCGAGGTGGTCGAGGTCTACGACGCGCTCTTCACCAAGTTCGGTGCGGCCGCGGTCGACGCGGTGCGGCCGGAGTCGCGCGAGCAGGCCCACGATCCGGCCCTGGTGAAGGCGATCGACGAGGCCACCGGCGTCTTCATGACCGGGGGCAACCAGCTCAAGCTGTCCTCCATCGTGTGCGGCACGCCGGTGGGCGAGGCGATCCTGCGCGCCCACGAGCGCGGCGCGGTGGTCGCCGGCACGTCGGCCGGAGCGAGCATCCAGTCGTCGCACATGGTCGCCTTCGGCGTCGGCGGCGCGACCCCGAAGCAGCGGATGACGCAGGTGGCGGCCGGGCTCGGGCTCGTCGGCGAGACCGTCATCGACCAGCACTTCGACCAGCGCAACCGCTACGGCCGGCTGCTGATGATCGTCGCCCAGAGCCCGCAGCTGCTGGGCATCGGCGTCGACGAGGACACCTGCGGCCTCGTGGAGGACGTCGACGGCGACCTCGTCATGCGCGTGCTGGGCAAGGGCGCGGTGACGATCTTCGACGGCTCCCGGATGGTGTCCAACGCCTACGAGGCCAAGCGGTCCTCGCCGCTGCTGGCCAGCGGCGTCGTCTTCCACACGCTGCCCGAGGGTGCCGTCTTCGACCTCACGACCAGGGCGCTCGTGGCCCAGCAGCCGGCGGTCGACCCCGAGGAGGCCGACGAGCTGGCCGAGGCCGGACGTGACCTGCGCCAGCTGGCCCGCGACATCGCCGCTGCCGACGCCACCCCGGCAGCGATCGCACGACGCCTCAAGAAGCGTCGTACACCCCCCACCTCTTCATAAGTCCACCCCCAGACGCACGGAGGAACTGCATGAGCGAGCGACCCACCCCGGACCTCGAGATCGTCGAGACGCGCGTCTACCGCGGAGCCAACGTCTGGTCCTACGACAGGTCGATCCACCTCGTGGTCGACCTCGGCTCGCTCGAGCAGTTCCCCACCAACACGATCCCCGGCTTCACCGACGACCTGGTCGCGATGCTGCCCGGCCTGCGTGAGCACTCCTGCTCGCGCGGTCGTCGCGGCGGCTTCCTCGAGCGCCTCAACGAGGGCACCTGGCTCGGCCACGTCGCCGAGCACGTCGCGCTGGCGCTCCAGCAGCTCGTCGGGCACGACATCCGTCGTGGCAAGACGCGGCAGGTCAAGGGCGAGGTCGGCCGCTACAACATCATCTACGGTTACGTCGACGAGAACGTCGGCCTCTCCGCCGGTCGCCTCGCGGTCACGCTGGTCAACCACCTGGTCGAGGGCGACCCGGAGTTCGACTGGGAGACCGAGCGCGACGACTTCATCCGTCGCGCCGAGCGCACCGCGTTCGGGCCTTCGACGCAGGCGATCGTCGACGAGGCGGTCTCGCGCGACATCCCGTGGATCCGGCTCAACCAGTACTCCCTCGTCCAGCTCGGCCAGGGCGTTCACGCCAAGCGGATCCGCGCCACGATGACGTCGGAGACGTCGTCGATCGCCGTCGACATCGCCTCCGACAAGGACCTCACCACCAAGCTCCTCGGCGCTGCCGGCCTCCCGGTGCCCAAGCAGGACAACGTCCGCACCGAGGACGGCGCGGTGACCGCCGCCAGGCGGATCGGCTACCCGGTCGTGCTCAAGCCGCTCGACGGCAACCACGGTCGCGGGGTGTGCCTCGACCTGCAGGACGAGGACGACGTACGCGCTGCGTTCCCGATCGCGGCCGAGCAGTCGCGCCGTGGCAACGTCATCGTCGAGTCGTTCGTGACCGGCAAGGACTACCGCTGCCTGATCATCGACGGCCGGATGGTCGCGATCGCCGAGCGCGTGCCCGCGTCGGTGACCGGTGACGGCACGTCGACGGTGCAGGAGCTGGTCGACCTGACCAACGCCGACCCGCGGCGAGGTGTCGGTCACGAGAAGGTGCTGACCCGGATCAAGGTCGACGACGCGGCCGTCGAAGTGCTCGCCGACCAGGACCACACCCTCGACTCGGTCCCGGCCGAGGGCGAGATGGTGAAGCTCGCGCTGACCGGCAACATGTCGACCGGCGGGATCTCGATCGACCGGACCTTCGAGGCACACCCGGAGAACGTCGAGATCGCCGAGGAGGCCGCGCGCATGGTCGGCCTCGACATCGCCGGCATCGACTTCATCTGCCCCGACATCACCCAGCCGGTCCGCGAGACCGGCGGCGCGATCTGCGAGGTCAACGCCGCGCCCGGCTTCCGGATGCACACCCACCCGACGATCGGCGAGCCCCAGTTCATCGCAAAGCCGGTGGTCGACATGCTCTTCCCGCCGGGTGCGACGTCGCGGATCCCGATCGTGGCCGTGACCGGCACCAACGGCAAGACGACCACGAGCCGGATGATCAGCCACATCTTCAAGGGCATGGGCCGCAAGGTCGGGATGACCTCGACCGACGGCGTCGTGATCGACGAGCGGCTCGTGATCCGGGCCGACGCGTCCGGTCCCCGATCGGCGCGGATGGTCCTGCAGAACCCGCGCGTCGACTTCGCCGTGTTCGAGGTCGCCCGCGGCGGCATCCTGCGCGAGGGACTCGGCTACGAGCGCAACGACGTCGCCGTCGTGCTCAACGTGCAGCCCGACCACCTCGGCCTGCGGGGCATCGACACCGTCGAGCAGCTCGCCGACGTGAAGGCCGTGATCGTGGAGGCGGTGCCGCGCGACGGCCACGCCGTGCTCAACGCCGACGACCCGCTGGTGCGCGAGATGCGCCGCAAGTGCTCGGGCCAGGTGGTGTGGTTCTCGATGGAGGAGCCCGGCAGCGAGGTGCGCGAGATGATCGACGCCCACTGCCGTCGCGGCGGCAAGGCGATCGTGCTCAACCCCAGCGACCGCGGCGAGATGATGGTCGTCCAGCACGGACGCCGGGAGATGCAGCTGGCGTGGACCCACCTGCTGCCCGCGACGTTCAACGGGCGGGCCCGGATGAACGTCCAGAACTCGCTCGCCGCAGCCGCTGCCGCCTTCGCGGCCGGGGCACCCCTGCACGACATCCGCCAGGGCCTGCGCACCTTCTCGACGAACTACTACCTCTCCCCCGGCCGCCTCAACGAGGTCGAGGTCGACGGCGTCAACGTCATCGTCGACTACTGCCACAACGCACCCGGCATGAAGATGCTCGGCGACTTCGTCGACCGGGTGGGCGACTCGCTCGAGTCCTCGCACGACCTCGCCCGGCCCTCGCGGATCGGCATCATCGCCACCGCCGGCGACCGGCGCGACCAGGACATGGTCGAGCTGGGCCACATCGCGGCCCAGCACTTCGACGTGTGCATCGTCCGGGAGGACGTGGCGCTCCGCGGTCGCGAGCGCGGCGCCACCGCTGCGCTGGTGATGGAGGGCGTGCAGGCGGCGATGGCCGAGGGCGCCCGCTGCAAGCAGGCCGAGCTCGTGCTGGAGGAGATCGAGGCAGTGCGCCACGCGATGAGCCGCGCCAACCGCGGTGACCTCGTGGTGGTGTGCGTCGACAAGCACGCCGAGGTGATGACCGAGCTGGAGAACTGGTCCGACCAGGCCTACGCCGGTGCCGGCGCGTCGGCCGAGGCGCCCGCCGCCGATCCCGACTTCATGCCCACGCCGGGGGCCTGAGTGCGGGTCATCGACCTCGCGGACCTGCCCCACCGCCCGATCGAGGCGCACGGGAGCCGCGGCTTCTCCGTGGGCGCGTTCGGCCTCGGGGCGGACACCCACCTGGTCGCCGTCGACCTCGCTCCGGGAGGCGTGATCGGTCGTCACCCGGCGGTGGGGTGCCAGCTGCTGGTCGTGTTCGCCGGCGAGGCCGAGGTCAGTGGCGCCGAGCTGACCGTGCGTCGCATCGGCCCCGGCCAGGGAGCGGTGTGGGAGCCCGGCGAGGTGCACGAGACCCGCTCCCCCGGTGGCATGACGGCCCTGATCGTCGAGGGCGACCTCGACATCGGTGCCCCCGGCGAGCAGGTCGACCCCGGCGACGTCTGACGCAGGTCGTCAGGCGCCGCCGACCGGGGTGTCGACGGGCGCGATCCCCTGCCGGGACGGCGTGCTGCGCTCACCGAGCAGGGCCACCCCGACGGCGCCAACGAGGGACACGACCGCGGTCACCAGGACGGCCCGGTGCCAGCCGTCGACGAGACCCTGGGCGGTGACCGCACCGGCGGGCGCGGCGACGACCGACACCACGGTGACGCCGAGCGCCGACCCGAGGTAGCGCGCGGTGTTGTTGGCGCCGCTCCCGAGGCCCGCCTGGCCCGGAGGGACGCTCGCCACGCTCTCGCGGCCCATCGCGGCGTTGAGCACGCCCGTCGCCACCCCGGCGAGCAGGAGCCCCGGCACGAACCTCGCCGGGCCGCTCCCCACGCCGACGCCGAGCACGAGCAGCTGACCGAGGGCGATGACGGCCAGTGCGCCGGACATCCGGGCGCGTCCGCTCCACGCCTCCGGGAGCCGTCGCGCCCCGAAGGCCGTGACGACGCTCGGCAGCGACCACGCGAGCATCAGCCAGGCGGCCGTCGTCGCCGAGATGTCGAGCGCCGAGCCGACGAAGCCGGAGACGTACGACATCAACGCGATGATCCCGGCACCGGTGGCGAGCCCGGCGATGTTCACCGCGCGGAAGGCCGGGCGGCCGAGCAGGCCGAGGTCGAGCATCGGGTGGGTGGAGCGTCCCTCGATGACGACGAAGGCGACGAGCATGCCCACGCCCACGGCCAGCAGCACCAGGGTGACCGGGCGGCCCCACCCGGCACGCCCCTCGGTCAGCCCGGCCAGCAGGGCGGCGACCCCGAGCGCCATCAGCACGACACCCGGCACGTCGAGGCGGGCCCGGTGGTCGGAGCGGGACTCGGGGCACCCCCGTCCGGCGACCGCGAGGGCCAGGCCGGCCGCGCCGAGGACGACGTACACGTCTCGCCAGGAGTGGAGCGAGCTGAGGTAGTTGCCGAGCAACGGTCCGATCGCGATGCCTGCGCCGACGCTGGCGCCCCACACCCCGGTGGCCCGACTGCGGGCGACGGGGTCGGGGTGCGCGTGGGCGATCATGCCGAGGCCGGCCGCGACCACCGCGGCTCCGCCGGCGCCGGCGGCGATCCGGGACGCCACGAAGGCGGTCACGTCGCCCGAGGCCGCCCCCACCAGCGACGCGAGCCCCAGGAGGAGCGAGCCGAGGACGAACCAGCGCCGTCGTCCGTAGTCGTCGGCCAGGCGGCCGGCGGTCAGCAGGAAGGCACCGAGACCGATGCTCATCGAGCTCAGCACCCACGTGCCGCCACGATGACCGGCGCCGAGCCCGGCGACCGTCTCGTTGAAGTTGGCCAGCGGCGCGGTGAAGGCGACCAGCACGGCGACGGTGCCGAGGGAGGCGGTCGCGAGGGTGCGGCGTGGCGACACGGTCGCTCCTTTTGGTTCGATGAACAGACCAAAGCACGATAGCATCGCCCCATGGCACTCGGCACCGACTATCCGCGGCAGGACTGCGGCATCGCCCGATCGCTCGAGCTGGTCGGCGAGCGCTGGACCCTGCTGATCCTGCGCGACTGCTTCCTGGGGGTCCGCCGGTTCTCCGACCTCCAGGCCCACCTCGACGTGTCGCGAGGAGTCCTGGCGGCCCGGCTCGACGCGCTGGTCGGCGCCGGGCTGCTGGTGCGGGTCGGCGAGGGACATGCGTCCTACGAGCTCACTGCCGACGCCCTCGACCTCTGGCCGGTCCTGCACGGCCTGGCCCAGTGGGGTGATCGCCGGACCAGCCCCGGCCGCCCCCGGCGCACGTTCCACCACCTCGCGGACGGCGGCGACTGCGGCGTGATCGGCGCCGACGGCCGGTGCACGACCTGCGACTCCGCCCCGCGACCGGGCGACATCGAGACCCGTCCCGGGCCGGGCGCCGACCGGACCCTGCGCGACGACCCGGTGTCGCGGGCCCTGCGTGAGCCGCACCGCTTGCTGGAGCCGCTCGTCACGCGCTGACCCGCTCAGGCGTCGCGCGTCCAGACGACGAGCTCGTCGACCGCGTCACTGCCGTCACCCTCGCGGTGGAAGGCGACGACGTCGCCGGTGGCGACCTGCCTGAGGCCGTACGTCGCTGCGCGTCGCGCGACCTCCGCCCGCTCGAACCGCTGCACGCGATGGCCCCCGCGCACCACGCTGACCTCGTGGGCCTGGACGGTCGGGCCCGGGAGGATCGGCTCGTGGCTGGCCAGCAGGTGCCCTCCGGGAGCCAGGCGGGTCGCAGCCCGCTCGAGCACCTCGAACATGTCGGGCACCAGCTCGAGCACCCCGACGACCACGATCAGGTCCCACTCGCCCGGAGCGTCGCGCAGGAAGTCAGCGGCGTCCGCGACGACGTGCTCGGCCGAGGGGAACGCCCGCCTGGCCTCCTCGATCATGGCGGGCGACACGTCGACGAGGGTCAGGTCGGCGGCCGGGTAGGACGCACCGAGCATCCGCGCGGTCTGGCCGGTGCCCGCACCGAGGTCGAGCACGCGACGCGGGGCGAGGCCCAGCGGAGCGAGCAGCGCCGCGGCTGCCAGGTTGGCACTCCACCCCACGCGCACCGCCCACCCGTCGTACTCAGGCGCAAGCCAGTCGTAGAAGCCCGCCCAGCCGGCAGCGGCGTCGCGTCCCTCGTCATCGGTCGCCGCGCTCACGAGGACGCCGCCCGCACCTTCTGCGACAGCACCTCGGGCGTGTCGGCGGTGCCCCCGCGCGCAGCGATCCAGTCGTAGGCCTGCTGGCGCTCCGCGTGGCACATCAGCCCGACCACGTCACCGGGCTGGGCGCGCGCGACGAGCGCCGCCAGGCACTCGACCTCGGTCTCGAACGTGTCGATGTCGGTGACGCCGACGCGCGCGGCGCCCGCCCGCAGCAGGTCATCGATCTCCTTCATCGTGCGGCCCCGGAGGTAGTGCGCCTTGTGGCCGATCGCCACCACGTCGCTGCCCTTGGCCCCGATCTCGCCGAGGGCATCGATGAGCTCGTCCGTGCGGTCGCCCACGGCCCCGAGGCCGAGCAGCAGGCGGGAACCGGGACGGCGTACGCCCCCCATGATCTCGAGCAGCGCCTCCAGACCGGCCTCGTTGTGCGCCAGGTCCATCACGACCGAGATCTCCCCCGGCAGCGAGAAGAAGTTCATCCGGCCCGGGTTGTGCTCGGCGTCGGGACGGAACGACGTCAGGCCCGCGACGACGTCCGCGCGCTCGAGCCCGATGGCGAGCGCGGCGGACGCGGCAGCCAGCGCGTTCTCGATGTTGAAGCGGGAGAGGCCGGCGAGCGTCATCGGGACGTCGACGAGCTCGACCAGCGGGTCGGGGTCGGCGCCGGGGCGCAGCACGGTGATCCAGCCGTCGATGACCGTCGTGGCGCGGCCGCCGCCGTGGCCGAGCACCTCGCGCACGGCGGGAGAGTCAGGGTCGCGGCTGAAGATCCACGGCTGGGCGCTGATGACCGAGCGCATCGCCAGCACCCGCGGGTCGTCGCCGTTGAGCACCGCCCAGCCGTCCCGCCTGGTGATGCGCGGGACCACCGACTTCACCTCGGCGAGCTGGTCGACGGTGTCGATGCCCTGCATGCCGAGGTGGTCGGCGGTCACGTTGGTGACCACCGAGACGTCGTTGCGGGTGATCCCGATGCCCTTGAGCAGGATGCCGCCGCGCGCGGTCTCGGTGACGGCGAGCTGGACACCCTCCAGCCCGAGCGCACGTCCGGCGCCGGACGGCCCGGAGTAGTCGCCGGCCTCGACGAGGACGCCGTCGCGGTAGATGCCGTCGGTGTTCGACCAGCCGACCACCAGGCCGCTGGTGCGCGCGATGTGCGCGACCATCCGGCTGGTCGTGGTCTTGCCGTTGGTGCCGGTCACCGCGACGACGGGGATGCTCGGCACGATCGTTGTGGGTCGCTCGCCCTGCGGGGCGGCGGACACCTCCTCGGCGGCGCGGCTCACCGCGGCCTCGACGTCAGGTGCGGGGAGCGCGTCGAGTGCGTGCGCGACGGCCTCCCCCAGCGCCCGCGCGCGGCCCCGGTTGCGCCACGGGAAGGCGACCACGAGCACGTCCGCGTCCGAGGTGGGGCGCACCCGCACGGCGAGCCGCTTCGTGCCCGCCTCGGCGGCGATCGCCCGGACCAGCCGCTCGACCGCACGCAGCGCGAACCGCTGGCGGAAGCCGGACCCGGCCGCGCCGGGCCGCGTCGTGCGCAGCGAGATCCGCCGCGCGAACCGCAGCACCGACTCGTCGTCGGCCTCGGTGATCGTCGAGACGTCGAGCGTCAGCTTCACCGCGGCGCGCGGGAAGTAGAGGTTGGGTCCTTCGAGGATCCGGAGCTCGACGAGTGAGGTCACCCGGCGAAACTACCGAAGACCTGGACCCGGGCTACAGCCCCATGGCGTGGAAGCCGCCGTCGACGTGGACGATCTCCCCGGTGGTGGCCGGGAAGAAGTCGCTCAGCAGGGCGCATACGGCCTGGGCGGTCGGGGTGTGGTCCGACTCGTCCCACCCCAGGGGCGCGCGGTCCTTCCACGACGTCTCGAGCTCCTCGAAGCCGGGGATCGCCTTCGCAGCCAGGGTCTTCAGCGGACCGGCCGAGACCAGGTTGCAGCGGATCCCCTCGGGACCCAGGTCGCGCGCGACGTAGCGCGAGGTGTTCTCCAGCGCGGCCTTGGCCACGCCCATCCAGTCGTACGCCGGCCACGCGGTGGTCGCGTCGAACGTGAGGCCGACGATCGAGCTGCCGCGCGAGAGCAGCGGCCGCGTCGCGACGGCCAGCGACTTCAGGGAGTACGCCGACACCTGCACGGCCTGCGCCACGTCCTCCCACGGGCCGTCCATGAACTTGCCGCCGAGCAGCGTCTCGGGGTTGCCGTAGGCGATGGAGTGGACGACACCGTCGAGGCCGTCGACGTGCTCGCGCACCTGGTCGGCGAGGCCGGCGAGGTGCGCCTCGTCCGTCACGTCGAGCTCGAGCACCGGCGGCTCCTGCGGCAGCCGCTTGGCGATCCGCCGGGTGATGCCGAGTGCGCGGCCGAAGTTGGAGATCAGCACCGTGGCGCCCTGCTCCTGGGCGACGCGGGCGGTCGCGAAACCGATCGAGCTGTCCATCGTGACACCGGCGACGAGGATGCGCTTGCCGTCGAGGATTCCCATGGTGTGTGTCCCTTCGCTGTGCGGTCGGAAGTCAGGAGGTGGGTCAGTGGCCCATGCCGAGGCCGCCGTCGACCGGGATCACGGCCCCGGTGACGTAGGCGGCGCCGTCGGAGGCGAGCCAGGTGACGGCCGAGGCGACCTCGGCGGTGGAGGCGTAGCGCCCGAGCGGGACCTGCCCCTTGATCGCGTCCTTCTGGTCGTCGGTGAGGACGTCGGTCATGTCGGTCTCGACGAAGCCCGGCGAGACCACGTTGGTGGTGATCGAGCGGCTGCCGAGCTCGCGGGCGAGCGAGCGGGCCATGCCGACGAGACCGGCCTTGGAGGCGGCGTAGTTGACCTGCCCGGCCGAGCCCAGCAGGCCGACCACCGAGGAGATCAGGATGATCCGGCCGCGGCGCAGGCGCAGCATCCCCTTGGCTGCGCGCTTGGCGAGCCGGAAGGTGCCGGTGAGGTTGGTGTCGATGACTGAGGACCAGTCGTCCTCGCTCATCCGGAGCAGCAGCGTGTCCTTGGTGATGCCGGCGTTGGCCACCAGCACCTCGACCGGTCCGTGGGCCTCCTCGACCTGCTTGAACGCCGCCTCGACCGCGTCGGGGTCGGTGATGTCGCAGCGCACGTCGAGCGCACCCTCCGGCGCCCCGCCGTTGCGGGTCGTGACGGCCACCTTGTCGCCCTGGGCGATGAACGCCTCGGCGATGGCGCGACCGATGCCGCGGTTGCCGCCGGTGACGAGTACGGACCTGGGGGTGGTGGGGTTGTCGCTCACGAGCCCGACGCTAGTGATTACCGCGCGGTACGCCGAAACTGCTCACTCGTCCTCGAGGCGGAACCCGACCTTCATGCCGACCTGGAAGTGCTCGACCTGGCCGTCCTTGGCCTGGCCCCGGACCTGGGTGACCTCGAACCAGTCGATGTGGCGCAGCGTCTTGCCGGCCCGCTCGATCCCGTTGCGGATGGCCTCGTCGATGCCGTCGGGCGACGTGCCGACGATCTCGGTGACGCGATAGGTGCGGTTGGTCATGGTTCCTCCTGGACGCGTGGCTGGGGGCCTGACGCGGCCCGTGGATTGTGGAGCCTAGCGACGTAGACTCGGGGACATGGCCCAGCCCGACGCCGTTCGCATCACCACGGCGCGCAGCAGCGCCGCAGACGACATGAAGCTGCGCAAGCGCCGCTATGCGTGGTCCATGT is drawn from Nocardioides oleivorans and contains these coding sequences:
- the serB gene encoding phosphoserine phosphatase SerB — encoded protein: MEDEPKTLLVTLTGKDRPGVTSSIFGALSAAGVEVLDIEQIVLRRRLVLGILVTAPRDWKKLRDVIERTAAELDMSVEVDRGAGDNRSRPGERSHITIIGSPLKASAMAAVAGRIADAGANIDRIERMARYPVTALELHVSGAPAEALRPVLAAEAVRLGIDLAVQRESLHRRGVRLIVMDVDSTLIQGEVIEMIAAHAGQEAEVARVTEAAMRGELDFEQSLRERVALLEGVPASALDEVYASIVLAPGARTMVRTLRRLGYRFAIVSGGFSQITDRLAADLGIHFARANELEIVDGHLTGRIVGDVVDRAGKAAALREFAAEVGVPLDATIAIGDGANDLDMIEAAGLGIAYNAKPMVRDAALTSVNVPYLDSVLYLLGISREEIEDADAEVGIVTPAPLLG
- a CDS encoding putative protein N(5)-glutamine methyltransferase; the encoded protein is MRSPDTGPGTVERLRGAGCVWAEDEATLLTAAAATPQDLEELVARRVAGEPLETVLGWVDFLGRRLVVAPGVFVPRRRTELLARTTIAHVSRRRSPVVLEMCCGVAPVAACVEDVGELHVADLSRAALDCARTNAPTAALHEGDLYDALPRHLRRRVDVLAANAPYVPTDRIADMPPEARDHEPHAALDGGPDGVDLHRRLATGAPDWLAPGGVLLVETSPSQAEATTAAMTAAGLATAVVEDEEIGGCVAVGISPAGARA
- a CDS encoding SixA phosphatase family protein codes for the protein MQESGNRDAAGGRDDGVRRLVVMRHAKAESVAPSDHERSLAPSGRADAAAAGRWLAEQAVVPDAALVSDAQRTRDTWAELSGAAGWDCAPDFSAALYAAGADSAFDLVHEIDPAVRTLVVVGHNPTMAYVAELLDDGDGDDDASTGMITRGFPTSALAVFEVDVPWADLGPGTGRLKAFHVVDA
- a CDS encoding cyanophycinase translates to MPRGPLMIIGGAEDKVRKPTILKHFVALSGGRDARIAVIPTASSLGREVVEVYDALFTKFGAAAVDAVRPESREQAHDPALVKAIDEATGVFMTGGNQLKLSSIVCGTPVGEAILRAHERGAVVAGTSAGASIQSSHMVAFGVGGATPKQRMTQVAAGLGLVGETVIDQHFDQRNRYGRLLMIVAQSPQLLGIGVDEDTCGLVEDVDGDLVMRVLGKGAVTIFDGSRMVSNAYEAKRSSPLLASGVVFHTLPEGAVFDLTTRALVAQQPAVDPEEADELAEAGRDLRQLARDIAAADATPAAIARRLKKRRTPPTSS
- the cphA gene encoding cyanophycin synthetase, producing MSERPTPDLEIVETRVYRGANVWSYDRSIHLVVDLGSLEQFPTNTIPGFTDDLVAMLPGLREHSCSRGRRGGFLERLNEGTWLGHVAEHVALALQQLVGHDIRRGKTRQVKGEVGRYNIIYGYVDENVGLSAGRLAVTLVNHLVEGDPEFDWETERDDFIRRAERTAFGPSTQAIVDEAVSRDIPWIRLNQYSLVQLGQGVHAKRIRATMTSETSSIAVDIASDKDLTTKLLGAAGLPVPKQDNVRTEDGAVTAARRIGYPVVLKPLDGNHGRGVCLDLQDEDDVRAAFPIAAEQSRRGNVIVESFVTGKDYRCLIIDGRMVAIAERVPASVTGDGTSTVQELVDLTNADPRRGVGHEKVLTRIKVDDAAVEVLADQDHTLDSVPAEGEMVKLALTGNMSTGGISIDRTFEAHPENVEIAEEAARMVGLDIAGIDFICPDITQPVRETGGAICEVNAAPGFRMHTHPTIGEPQFIAKPVVDMLFPPGATSRIPIVAVTGTNGKTTTSRMISHIFKGMGRKVGMTSTDGVVIDERLVIRADASGPRSARMVLQNPRVDFAVFEVARGGILREGLGYERNDVAVVLNVQPDHLGLRGIDTVEQLADVKAVIVEAVPRDGHAVLNADDPLVREMRRKCSGQVVWFSMEEPGSEVREMIDAHCRRGGKAIVLNPSDRGEMMVVQHGRREMQLAWTHLLPATFNGRARMNVQNSLAAAAAAFAAGAPLHDIRQGLRTFSTNYYLSPGRLNEVEVDGVNVIVDYCHNAPGMKMLGDFVDRVGDSLESSHDLARPSRIGIIATAGDRRDQDMVELGHIAAQHFDVCIVREDVALRGRERGATAALVMEGVQAAMAEGARCKQAELVLEEIEAVRHAMSRANRGDLVVVCVDKHAEVMTELENWSDQAYAGAGASAEAPAADPDFMPTPGA
- a CDS encoding MFS transporter, whose translation is MSPRRTLATASLGTVAVLVAFTAPLANFNETVAGLGAGHRGGTWVLSSMSIGLGAFLLTAGRLADDYGRRRWFVLGSLLLGLASLVGAASGDVTAFVASRIAAGAGGAAVVAAGLGMIAHAHPDPVARSRATGVWGASVGAGIAIGPLLGNYLSSLHSWRDVYVVLGAAGLALAVAGRGCPESRSDHRARLDVPGVVLMALGVAALLAGLTEGRAGWGRPVTLVLLAVGVGMLVAFVVIEGRSTHPMLDLGLLGRPAFRAVNIAGLATGAGIIALMSYVSGFVGSALDISATTAAWLMLAWSLPSVVTAFGARRLPEAWSGRARMSGALAVIALGQLLVLGVGVGSGPARFVPGLLLAGVATGVLNAAMGRESVASVPPGQAGLGSGANNTARYLGSALGVTVVSVVAAPAGAVTAQGLVDGWHRAVLVTAVVSLVGAVGVALLGERSTPSRQGIAPVDTPVGGA